From the genome of Microbispora sp. ZYX-F-249, one region includes:
- a CDS encoding ParB/RepB/Spo0J family partition protein: MPAKASEASKMEEKEPREDLISKLSAVETVPVLTLLPADSPRSDGEDLDHVRLLSESDTALPPVIVHRPTMRVVDGMHRLRAAVLRGQETIQVQYFDGDERDAFLLAVKANVAHGLPLSARDRAAAVARILRSHPHLSDRAIAEIAGLSARTVRNVRRDALPGDDQPSERLGRDGRVRPLDSSAGRIRAAALLAREPQTSLREIAQKAGISPSTVRDVRDRLRRGEDPLPSSLRSSGAVPGAGDREWPDSPAATHPDTPGRQALARARHDRDRPSPLSTLIGDPSLRSGERGRQLLRILSVGASLAPSRDELMEAIPEHCVGLVCEVAKESAAAWTEFAERLERRSERCRV; encoded by the coding sequence ATGCCGGCCAAGGCATCGGAAGCGTCCAAGATGGAGGAGAAGGAGCCGAGGGAGGACCTGATATCCAAGCTGTCGGCAGTCGAGACCGTCCCCGTTTTGACACTGCTACCGGCGGACTCGCCGCGGAGCGACGGCGAAGATCTCGACCACGTCCGTCTGCTCTCTGAATCGGACACCGCACTGCCCCCGGTGATCGTGCATCGGCCCACCATGCGGGTCGTGGACGGCATGCACCGGTTGCGGGCAGCGGTGCTGCGTGGGCAGGAGACCATCCAGGTCCAGTACTTCGACGGCGACGAACGTGACGCCTTTCTCCTCGCGGTGAAAGCGAACGTCGCTCACGGGCTTCCGCTCTCCGCCCGCGACCGGGCCGCAGCGGTTGCCCGAATCCTGCGCTCGCATCCTCATTTGTCCGACAGGGCCATCGCCGAGATCGCCGGACTCTCGGCCAGGACGGTGAGAAACGTCCGCCGTGACGCACTTCCGGGGGACGATCAGCCGTCGGAACGGCTTGGGCGTGACGGCCGGGTTCGTCCGCTGGACAGCTCCGCCGGCCGAATCCGCGCGGCCGCACTGCTCGCGCGAGAGCCGCAGACATCCCTCCGGGAGATTGCGCAGAAGGCAGGGATATCACCCAGCACGGTGCGGGACGTTCGCGACCGTCTGCGGAGAGGGGAAGATCCTCTGCCGAGTTCGTTGCGGTCGTCCGGAGCGGTGCCCGGAGCGGGGGACCGGGAATGGCCGGACTCGCCGGCTGCCACGCATCCGGATACGCCAGGGCGGCAGGCTCTGGCTCGAGCGAGACACGACCGGGATCGGCCTTCGCCGCTGAGCACTCTGATCGGGGATCCGTCTCTCCGGTCAGGGGAGCGGGGCCGGCAACTCCTTCGCATTCTCAGCGTGGGCGCTTCCCTCGCGCCGAGCCGGGACGAGTTGATGGAGGCGATTCCCGAGCACTGTGTCGGCCTGGTCTGCGAGGTGGCCAAGGAGAGCGCCGCGGCCTGGACGGAGTTCGCCGAACGCCTCGAACGCAGAAGCGAGCGATGCAGGGTGTGA
- a CDS encoding AfsR/SARP family transcriptional regulator, with protein sequence MTALIEGLYGGHPTKSARNQVQRGVGELRKHGVSIIERDGSYMIDTSLDAVDAWEFKKLTEQASAAVPPADKATLLWRALRVWRGPALGDLDSDVFRAAAIEWEERRLTALEARVDAELALGGHGEIIPELQRLVIDHPLRESSHERLMLAYYRAGRPGEALTAYAELRTNLAEELGIDPSADVQRLYERILRQEPVPIPQGSVPRQLPRRPWRVIGRHGELTRIRGALETGSRVVAVVGAAGSGKTTLALEAAHEVASMFPDGHLYITKPDNALPAILRALDGGYVPNRGEEGSARMQTLLAGRRVMIVLEDVTSAAQIRPVLPASSECALIVTSSCSLMPLRDAVQVTLAELPFSDAWTLLAESVGARRLEAEPDATRYVLEVCGGLPLALDIVAAKLAAKPHWSIGRLAARLRDHDALLDELRHDDLHLRVALDRGYRTLSPDLRVLLRVIGHHGSTEISAREVSRIAGLALTETERRLEALAEAKLLHVRAGEGGGLRYHCTAMILAHAREKALAESPAAELVASLPRLRHARPDGAPCPS encoded by the coding sequence ATGACTGCCCTCATCGAGGGCCTGTACGGCGGGCATCCGACCAAAAGCGCTCGGAACCAGGTCCAGCGTGGCGTCGGTGAACTGCGCAAGCACGGCGTCTCCATCATCGAGCGCGACGGTTCCTACATGATCGACACAAGCCTGGACGCCGTCGACGCGTGGGAGTTCAAGAAGCTCACCGAACAGGCGAGCGCAGCCGTCCCGCCGGCCGACAAGGCGACGCTCCTGTGGCGTGCGCTGCGCGTCTGGCGGGGTCCGGCGCTGGGCGACCTGGACAGCGACGTCTTCCGGGCCGCGGCCATCGAGTGGGAGGAGCGACGTCTGACCGCCCTGGAGGCCCGCGTCGACGCCGAACTCGCTCTCGGAGGTCACGGCGAGATCATTCCCGAGCTGCAGCGCCTGGTCATCGATCACCCTCTGCGGGAGAGCTCACATGAGCGGTTGATGCTGGCCTACTACCGCGCGGGGAGACCGGGCGAGGCACTGACCGCGTACGCCGAACTCCGTACGAACCTCGCCGAGGAGCTGGGCATCGACCCGTCGGCCGATGTCCAGCGACTCTATGAACGAATCCTCCGCCAGGAACCCGTCCCGATTCCGCAAGGGTCCGTGCCGCGGCAGCTTCCCCGCAGACCTTGGAGGGTCATCGGCAGGCATGGCGAGTTGACGAGAATCCGGGGAGCACTGGAGACCGGCAGCCGTGTGGTGGCCGTCGTCGGAGCCGCCGGGTCGGGGAAGACCACTCTCGCGCTCGAGGCCGCCCACGAGGTGGCGAGCATGTTCCCGGACGGACACTTGTACATCACCAAGCCGGACAACGCGCTCCCGGCGATCCTGCGAGCCCTCGACGGTGGGTATGTGCCGAACCGGGGGGAGGAAGGTAGCGCGCGCATGCAGACGCTGCTGGCCGGCAGACGGGTCATGATCGTGCTGGAGGACGTCACCAGTGCGGCGCAGATCCGTCCCGTACTTCCCGCGAGCAGTGAATGCGCGTTGATCGTGACCAGCTCGTGCTCGCTGATGCCGCTCCGCGACGCCGTCCAGGTGACCCTGGCCGAGCTGCCCTTCAGTGACGCCTGGACCCTGCTTGCCGAGAGCGTGGGCGCGCGTCGCCTGGAGGCCGAGCCCGACGCCACGAGGTATGTGCTGGAGGTGTGTGGGGGATTGCCCTTGGCGCTGGACATCGTCGCCGCCAAACTGGCCGCCAAACCTCACTGGAGCATCGGGCGCCTGGCTGCCCGCCTGCGGGATCACGACGCGCTGCTGGACGAGCTCCGGCACGACGACCTCCACCTCCGTGTCGCGCTGGATCGTGGCTACCGCACTCTGTCCCCCGACCTGCGAGTCCTCCTGCGCGTCATCGGTCACCACGGAAGCACCGAGATCTCCGCTCGGGAGGTGTCCCGAATCGCGGGCCTTGCGCTGACGGAGACGGAACGACGCCTCGAAGCCCTCGCCGAGGCGAAGCTCCTCCACGTGAGGGCTGGTGAGGGGGGTGGCCTCAGGTACCACTGCACTGCGATGATCCTCGCGCATGCCCGGGAGAAGGCGCTGGCCGAAAGCCCCGCCGCCGAGCTCGTCGCGAGCCTTCCTCGGCTGCGGCACGCCCGCCCAGACGGAGCGCCGTGCCCTTCCTAG
- a CDS encoding helix-turn-helix domain-containing protein: MATLAERLTEALRQKKLSNREAARALRRAGTPISHVYIGLLCNGNRVNPTLEQMEALAGLLGTTVGWLAGEDVPREPAPRSERAPTRAEEQRPRKVLDDLDALGVLNVAERMTGLSPLSIDAIATMVEAMRAAEQLDDRHDA, translated from the coding sequence GTGGCCACTCTGGCCGAGCGACTGACCGAGGCGTTGCGGCAGAAGAAGCTGTCAAACCGGGAAGCGGCCCGAGCACTCCGCAGAGCGGGCACGCCGATTTCACACGTCTATATCGGTCTGCTGTGCAACGGCAACAGGGTCAATCCCACTCTGGAGCAGATGGAGGCACTCGCCGGGCTCTTGGGCACGACGGTGGGGTGGCTGGCGGGCGAGGACGTCCCTCGCGAACCGGCGCCGCGATCGGAGCGCGCACCCACGCGCGCGGAGGAGCAGCGGCCGCGCAAGGTCCTGGACGATCTCGACGCGCTCGGCGTGTTGAACGTCGCCGAGCGGATGACCGGGCTGTCCCCGCTGTCCATCGACGCCATCGCGACCATGGTCGAGGCCATGCGCGCGGCCGAGCAACTTGACGACCGCCACGACGCTTAG